In Maylandia zebra isolate NMK-2024a unplaced genomic scaffold, Mzebra_GT3a scaffold11, whole genome shotgun sequence, a single window of DNA contains:
- the LOC143415856 gene encoding uncharacterized protein LOC143415856 produces MVHQRCVVKGADWWAGYGRRCERRTVQDQHGARSQRSQEADKPHRGKGEKKHTCDECGKGFTLRAKLKQHQVIHTGERPFSCDLCGKSFSLKGSLKTHQLIHSGVKAYTCDQCGRAFTQSSSLQRHLVTHSGIKPYSCDECGMEFTLKASLKKHQVIHTGERPFSCDLCGKSFSLKGYLKTHQLIHSGVKAYSCDQCGRAFTQSSSLQKHLVTHSGIKAYSCDQCGRAFTHSSSLQSHLVTHSGIKAYTCDECGMEFTLKASLKQHQVIHTGERPFSCDLCGKSFSLKGSLKKHQLIHSGVKAYSCDQCGRAFTHSSSLQRHLVTHSGIKAYSCDICGKTFSQRRSRNTHLRIHTRHDVYCCEQCGKQFTTDAQLQRHMFTHTEERPYQCDLCEKTFKAPQHLRRHQQIHTRKRLYKCSYCEKQSDTDGSSSQPCHHCGGGKDFHCDLCGKTFSRQKTLKVHQRRHTGDKLKYCKECGRSFTTPSELKRHELIHSGVKKHLCDQCGSSFTTAGQLKSHKRVHTGEKPHKCRHCDRSFSQSGHRNIHERGHMEGNYSCDQCDKSFRNLSSYSAHKRSHVTNKLFHCYQCAQTFTSLSALCKHQRDHSGLKSLPSLDHSESEDTERSSGFCVRLKKLEIRLHRVQIESFKLVLN; encoded by the exons ATGGTGCACCAGCGATGTGTGGTCAAAGGAGCGGACTGGTGGGCAGGGTACGGGAGAAGATGCGAGCGGAGAACTGTGCAG gaccaacatggagccagaagtcagcgctctcaggaggccgacaaacctcacagaggaaagggagagaaaaaacacacctgtgacgagtgtgggaagggttttactctgagggctaaactaaaacagcatcaggtcatccacactggagagagaccgttcagctgtgacttgtgtggaaagtctttttccttgaagggttccctaaaaacacaccaactcatccacagtggagttaaagcgtacacctgtgatcagtgtggcagagcttttactcaaagtagcagcttacagaggcatctagttacccactctggaattaagccatacagctgtgacgagtgtgggatggagtttactctgaaggcttcactaaaaaagcatcaggtcatccacactggagagagaccgttcagctgtgacttgtgtggaaagtctttttccttgaagggttacctaaaaacacaccaactcatccacagtggagttaaagcgtacagctgtgatcagtgtggcagagcttttactcaaagtagcagcttgcagaagcatctagttacccactctggaattaaggcatacagctgtgatcagtgtggcagagcttttactcacagtagcagcttacagagtcatctagttacccactctggaattaaggcatacacctgtgacgagtgtgggatggagtttactctgaaggcttcactaaaacagcatcaggtcatccacactggagagagaccgttcagctgtgacttgtgtggaaagtctttttccttgaagggttccctaaaaaaacaccaactcatccacagtggagttaaagcgtacagctgtgatcagtgtggcagagcttttactcacagtagcagcttacagaggcatctagttacccactctggaattaaggcatacagctgtgacatctgtggaaaaactttcagccagagaaggagccgaaatacacacctacgcattcacactagacatgatgtgtactgctgtgaacagtgtggcaaacagtttacaacagacgcacagttacaacgacacatgtttacccacactgaggagagaccttatcaatgtgacctgtgtgagaagacttttaaagctccacagcacctgagacgacaccaacagatccacaccagaaagagactctacaagtgcagctactgtgag aagcagagcgacacagatggatccagttctcaaccctgtcatcactgtggtggtgggaaagactttcattgtgacctctgtggaaaaactttcagtcggcaaaagaccctaaaagtacatcaacgtagacacactggagacaaactgaaatactgcaaagaatgtgggagaagcttcaccacaccaagtgagttaaaacgacatgaactgattcacagtggggttaaaaagcacctctgtgatcagtgtgggtcatcattcaccactgcaggtcagcttaaatcacacaaacgagtccacacaggagagaaaccacacaagtgcagacactgtgacagaagcttctcacagtcaggtcatcgtaacattcatgaacgtggacacatggaaggaaactacagctgtgaccagtgtgacaagagcttcaggaatctcagttcatactctgcacacaaacgatcccacgttactaataaactgtttcactgttaccaatgtgcccaaacattcacctcattgtctgctctgtgcaaacatcagcgcgatcactcagggctgaaatcactcccatcactggatcacagtgaatctgaagacacagaaagatcctctggtttctgtgtcagactcaaaaagcttgagatcaggctccacagagttcagatagaatcatttaaacttgtgttgaactga